The following DNA comes from Eretmochelys imbricata isolate rEreImb1 chromosome 18, rEreImb1.hap1, whole genome shotgun sequence.
ACTGTACTCTCCTGGCCACATTTTCTGCCCCACACTCCTCTAAGAAATAGCCCAAGACTTCTATATTATAGATTACTATATAACTGAAacagttataagaaaaggagtacttgtggcaccttagagactaaccaatttatttgagcataagctttcgtgagctacagctcacttcatcggatgcatactgtggaaagtgtaaaagatctttttatacacacaaagcatgaaaaaatacctccccccactccactctcctgctggtaataccttatctaaagtgatcactctccttacaatgggtatgataatcaagttgggccatttccagcacaaatccaggtccgcccccacaaacccactctcctgttgataatagcttatctaaagtgatcactctgcttacaatgggtatgataatcaaggtgggtcatttccagcacaaatccagggtttaacaccaacgtctggggggagggggggtgtaggaaaaaacaaggggaaataggttaccttgcataatgactaagccactcccagtctctattcaagcctaagttaattgtatccaatttgcaaatgaattccaattcaacagtctctcgctggagtctggttttgaagtttttttgttgtaatatcgcaactttcatgtctgtaatcgcgtgaccagagagattgaagtgttctctgactggtttatgaatgttataattcttgacatctgatttgtgtcccacagtatgcatccgatgaagtgagctgtagctcacgaaagcttatgctcaaataaattggttagtctctaaggtgccacaagtactccttttctttttgcgaatacagactaacacagctgttactctgaaacctgaaacagTTATATAAATTAATAAACACAAAACACCTGACATTCATATTCTGAACTCAAAAATGTATTTGtgaaaacaaaattcattctgtactAAGCCAAAAGCCAGTTCTCATTGGCATTGATGGATTTTCCTTTTGCTTATATGAATCAGTGGGAGATTCAGTGGTAAAGATTACTATgagtaatttttttgttttgaaaaggtaAGGAAACCTCTGGTGCAGATGCAGAATATTACAGAAATTAAACACAATGAGGTTGCTTCTGCACACTCCACCCACCCTTCCTTCATCATCCTTAGTAACCATTCTGGAAATTATGTGGAAGCAGATAGCATAGATGTTATAATACTGGGTTAATATAATTGGGTGTAGATACAGTATGCAAAAGAGAACTGGTGATTATCTCAAGTGAAGAGTGAATTATTTCTTAGTTCTTTTGCTTATTTCCTATTTTATGCTATTCAGACTCTGACCTGATATTGCATGATTTGCTTGCCCATTTCCATCTCTAGACTTGTAGAGATCACTCCATTTTCTTCAATACCATTTTGTATCAATGTCTTCTTCTCTCTGTGTTCCTTTACTACTTTCACTTTCAATCTGCTCCGGAGAACAAGCGCTGCATTGcctataagaaaaaaataaaaccacacacaCTAGAGAGTGGCACCTACTACATTATCAGGAACTGCACCATTTGCACAGCAAGCTGGTAGCATTCACTGTGAAAcgtttttccccatttttcagttGCTCATTTCTCAAGTTTCTTTTGCAGGAGAATTTTCCATCCTTTGTCTTaattcaaaacagaattttttttttaaaggaatgagCAAAACTTGAGTCAAATTTGAGTAACACAAGCATAAAAACCCACTTTCCCACATACGTTGTAATGAGAAATCTGAGAATTTACATGTACATAACCTAAAGCTGCTGGACCTAGCAACTTTGCATTTGGCTTGTTTGATAATCCTCAGGGAGACATAAGTAAGACAAAAATGAAGACaatcagttcatttttaaaaaggtatgatCTCTGAAAGACAACAATTTAGCAACATGAGAATCctgttaatatttttggatgtcttaATTTTGGGATGCAAGCTGAGCAGCTTTATTTCTCAGCGACCAGTGCCAgcagctttttttccttttcttttatttcaaacACAACTTAAATACCAAGAACTACTGTAAATGCAACTTTCAGGTTGAGAAATCAAGCACTCAAGAGTCAAAGTTCGAAAGTTAAGATTTCTCCTTCAGTGCTAAGGCACACAGCTCATGATTTTCTATTCCCATTTTCCATATTCGGTGTAAACTTTACTGGTTTACTATTTAACAACATATCAATAGGCCAGATTAGATTCACAACATAACGTTCAAGAAGGAACTTTAATTTTTGggaaaaagtaaaggagtacttgtggtaccttagagactaaccaatttatttgagcataagctttcgtgagctacagctcacttcatcggatacatactgtggaaactgcagaaggaggtttttttttttgcgaatacagactaacacggctgttactctgaaacctgtcattgtaaggagagtgatcactttagataagctattaccagcaggagagtgggatgggaggaggtattgtttcatattctctgtgtatatataaagtctgctgcagtttccacggtatgtatctgatgaagtgagctgtagctcacgaaagctcatgctcaaataaattggttagtctctaaggtgccacaagtactccttttctttttgcaatttatttgagcgtaagctttcgtgagctacagctcacttcatcagatgcatactgtggaaactgcagaagacattatatacacaggtttcagagtaacagccgtgttagtctgtattcgcaaaaagaaaaggagtacttgtggcaccttagagactaaccaatttatttgagcataagctttcgtgagctacagctcacttcatcggatacatactgtggaaactgcagaaggagttttttttttttgcgaatacagactaacacggctgttactctgaaacctgtcattgtaaggagagtgatcactttagataagctattaccagcaggagagtgggatgggaggaggtattgtttcatggtctctgtgtatataatgtcttctgcagtttccacagtatgcatccgatgaagtgagctgtagctcacgaaagcttatgctcaaataaattggttcgtctctaaggtgccacaagtactccttttctttttgcgaatacagactaacacggctgttactctgaaacctttaatttttgGAGTTTTCTGACTTTTGGATGCTTGATTTCTTACCATTTTAACTTGGCATTGTTTACAAAAACTAAGAAGTTACACGTGGTGGGGTCATCTACCGTATGTCCATGCGATTAGATATAGGTTTTTGCATTTTATACTCAGATTGTGCAAAACATTAGTTCTATATTCTTTCCTTACACACCACAACCAAGCAAGGAGTGATTTCTGGACCATTCCAACTTTTCAAATCAGCGAGGAAAATGATATTGAAAGTtaaatatctatttatttatgtattatagGACTCAGCTGAGTCCTACTTTAAAGAAAAACTAACAGGACAAATAAAGGATAACTCTCTAAAAAGCAGCAAAGACATCAGAAGGCTTACCTTCTATAACTTGAGTAACTTGGGACTGAAAGTTCTCGAAGTTAAAGGGGGTAAGAAATCCAAGAGATCCCAGATGAAAAGCCATAACTGGAGGTACGCTGCCCTGTCCATAAAAAGAAGAATTGGGAAGCTGTTAAATGTTgcacaaatcaaacatttatgttatttccatgatttttaatgtataagAGGTACCGTATTACAGCCCAGTCTGTCTGCAAATATCTTAATTATGGGTTTTACTTCAGTTGTGCATAATAGTAAAAAACAAAGGTATAATTCACCTAAGTAGTTCTCATGCTTTTTGAATGAGAAGGAGAGACTTGGCAGGAGCAGAATAAAATAAACACAACTTGGCAGAAAACTTCAAGATTGTCTCTAACATAGAGGACTTGATTAGGGAAAGGACCTCTAATTACTATTCCCTATAGGACTCACCTGAAAAAGTGAAGAAGCATAAAGCAAGGTACCATCTCCTCCCAGGCATATGATAAAGTCTATCTGATTGGAGATATCATCATAATCTAGAGGATAACATTGAAAATAAAGGTTTAATTTACATAATGTGTCACAGGTTTCAATTTATGGAATAAATTTGGTGCAGCACACTGATGCTAATTTACATGTGTAAATGATTGACACTATCAAAATAGCTACATGGGTTTATCAAGGATAGGTTTCCATCAGACAATTCTGATTCATTTGAATGGATCACTaaggaaacagaataaaaaggcAGTAAACCTAGATTTTAAGAAATCATTACTGTACCTTCTCTGAAAGTGCAAAATTTCTTCTTCACTGGTCCAAAATTATCATCATTAACTATGGCTGGGTCTTCTAGCACTTTTTTTTCTACATAAACTATCATGTTGTTCTCCTAAAAGAAGCAGAAttatttactaaaaaaaaatctgttaatgaAATGACAAGCGCCTGAGCAATATTCTATTAGTTTACAATGATTTAAATTACATATGATTATGTAAAATATTACAAGACTGATTGCCTACTTCTGTACGTATGGTTACAATTCTGCAGCATTTAAGCATAACACTTATTGTCATATGAAGGCCACATAACGATTGAATTAATGAAACTAAACTTCGGAATTTTCATTACATGCCTGTGATATGGTAACACTGCtatgttttctaatattttttctCAAGGCATAATCAAATGAATATTTTACCCTATTCATCTACGTTAAAGAAGCAGATTCCTTTAAGCTAAATTAAGCTGAGCTCTTATAGCAAGAGtaacttgttttaaaaagtttaataatttattatttctgtTGTTCTCTATATGTATTGACTTATTCATACAATTCTACGTACTCCTTCTGCAAGAAAGCTAATACATACAAGTTAAATATGAGATGGTTATACTGTAACTATGCAAAAAAGTCTAAACGCTCACAATTTGAATTACCTCAGTAAGATAGACACAGAGTTCTTTAAAAGGCTGTAGCAGACTGGCATCGCGAATCTTTTTGATAACAAGGACACTCTTTGGAGGTTTGTTCCATGTCAACCGCTGACTTGCTGGGTCCTGAATATGCCTGTGGAGGGAAATCAACAGTATAACTATTATATGTGGGAAAATGGATTGTAATTTCTTGACTATCAAGTTAACAGTCCCCTTTTAGTCAAAGTATACTGGACTGAAAGAGAGGTGAATAAAAAACCTTAATATTATAGCTAAATTTAATCTAGTAAAGAGACCAGACTGGCTACAATGCAATGCCACACCAGCTTTCAGTAAATATGTGATTGCACTTTTCATTGAGAACATTCTGTTCAGTCTTTATTAAGAAAACGTTCTAAGTTTTAATCATGAGAGGACCGAAAGATGCAACTAAACAATTATACAGTGATTTATAACGAAAGCAGTTTTCTTGGAGCCAAACAGCACTGCTTTATACTGTATAGGGTTctgactagatggaccatttttCTGCCCCAATATAGCAATTCTTATTTCCCCACTAAGTTGACAGACTAAAGTAATATTAAGGTGCCTACTCCTGCAGGTACAAACGTGCTAGAGAAGTTTGAGAACATGGGTCCTTTGTTTCTGGTGGGAGCATAATGATAGCTACTAAAGCCCTTTCTTGAACTACCAGACCACTCcactcagggtgtgtctacacagcaactatgTTCCCAgtgctggcccgtgccagctgacttaggctaGGGTCGCAGGGCTGTTTCatagctgtgtagacttctgggcttgacCTGCAGCTCAAGCTCTGGGAACCTCCTGCCTTGCAGATCCCAGAGCCaggactgcagcctgagcccagaagtctacacagccctgcgacagccctgcagcctgagccctgtgagtccAAGTTGGTTGGCATGGGCCACCCACAGGTGTGtagatgctgtgtagacataccctaacagacTTCCAGCAACTGTGCTCCCCGTCTCTTGCATTAGGAGCCACTCCACTTGGCCTATCAGAGTGGTGAAGCATTAAATTGAAAATTTGAGGAAGCAGTAACATGAAAGACTACCTATGCTTTTCATCCAACACTATAATATTCAGCACGGGTCTATATCAATCTAAAGAACAGTAAACACAGTTTTAATCAATGAGACTCTCAATCTAAAATCATTAAAACCAAAACAAGTCAAGAATTGTAAAAGGgaagttttaaatatttcagcTCTAGTCTGGGAAGTTACCTACGtaaacattttatatttcctCTTGGGAGATATTACAATAGTGCTATTCAGAAGGCATAACTAATTAGCTTAGCTAAACAGCTGTTCACTTGATTCTATTCCTACACAAAAACTTCACTAAGGTTCTTGCTGGATGAGAGTGcatattttccttaaaaaaaaaaaaaaaaatttactgtcCAAGTCACTTTGTCAAACTCACTTCTAATTTTACAAAAAGAACCTTAGTCACAGATCTAATCTAACAATTAGACTAATATAACTTTTTGTGGATTTTTTGGGAAGGAAAAAATCTGTAATGGAACCTCAGTTGCAACCCTAAATATGAAGCAACAACTGTGGCTCCATAATACATTTAGCTGATTTAGGGAACACATCTACATTCTGCTCTATTTCTTTAGCATGCATGTCTAAAGCTAAGTAAATCATTTTACACTTGTCCTTAGCAGTTTATAAGCATCTCATCTTTTTCCATATGCTGTAGATGTAATCTAGGCAGAAAAGTGGATTAATGCAAATGCTGAACAAGCCAAATTTGCAAACATATTTGGAATAGCCATCTTTTGATAGAGGgttaaaacaaacacaactgtttTATATCCCCTAGCATCTCCAAAATACATAGGGTCAAAGTTTCATGAAGCTATCCTGAATTGCAAGATAAAAGCTGAAAAGATCAGCTCCTATATCCAGAATTGCTTATACGTATATTGTATGTACATATGTAGCATTAACTACAGACTGTAGTGAAATACCGAAACACCAAGTACACAGTCACTGACAAACAGTACTGTAGTTTTTATATAGATGTAACAGAAtgtaaaagtgagaacagggatCAGAACTCATTTACCCCATACCATCTACAAGGTCTTCAGTTTCCTCCATCCTTTTCTCCACTATATTTAATCCTATtagatgttttggttttgaagaCAAAGAATTGTGTTTCAAAGGTCATCACAAACTAAGGTAACTACACACTTCAAAATCTCCTCCAATTTCACCATCCAACTACTAACTGAactgttattaaaaataaatcctgaaGGAGTAAGGAACTGAACAATGAAGAAAAGTCACAAGCAACACATTTGAGATTAATTTTGAATTGCTGCAAAAATAATTGCAAAGGGAAAAGGGATTCAAATTTTACAAGTCATTTTCAACATTAATGACCACGAAGGAAGCAGTGTTGTTTCTCCTCTACAAGTTTTCAGAAAGTAAATTAGAATATCCTCATCTCTGTAACAAAGAAACAGGATAAAGACATTTCAACATAATCAGGCTGGTTCTCTGTCAGCTGTAAAAACTGCAGATTGTATCTGTACGATGTCACTTAGTAATCTGAGAACACATCAGAACTCATATGGACTTTATTCAAACAAACAAGACAAACAGCTTATTATTTCACTG
Coding sequences within:
- the NADK gene encoding NAD kinase isoform X2, whose product is MHDPSFNRTARKWHIQDPASQRLTWNKPPKSVLVIKKIRDASLLQPFKELCVYLTEENNMIVYVEKKVLEDPAIVNDDNFGPVKKKFCTFREDYDDISNQIDFIICLGGDGTLLYASSLFQGSVPPVMAFHLGSLGFLTPFNFENFQSQVTQVIEGNAALVLRSRLKVKVVKEHREKKTLIQNGIEENGVISTSLEMEMGKQIMQYQVLNEVVVDRGPSSYLSNVDVFLNGHLITTVQGDGVIVSTPTGSTAYAAAAGASMIHPNVPAIMITPICPHSLSFRPIVVPAGVELKIMLSPDARNTAWVSFDGRKRQEVCHGDSISITTSCYPLPSICFRDPVSDWFESLAECLHWNVRKKQNHFAVEEEF